Part of the Salinimonas iocasae genome, GAAAGTGCTGCTTTGGTCGCAGCATAGACAGTCAGGGCTCGTCTGAAACCGCGAATACCACTTACCGATGACACCGTGACCAAATGTCCATGATTCTGCTCACGAAAAATCTCCATCGCTGCTTCACACTGCGCCAAAGCAGAAACAAAGTTTGTCGTGGCGGTTTCTTTATTCGCCTTGAAGTGGCCGGTGCCGATAGATGCCCCTTTACCCATCCCAGCATTAACGATGATTCTGTCAAGCTTGCCAAGCTCTTTGGCAAAGCCGTGAAAAACATCGAATACAGCGTCATGATCGTTCACATCCAGTGTCTGAACACGTACCTTCAGGCTTCGGTTTATGGAAAGGCATTCATTGCGTAATGAATCGAGGTGCTCTTTACGGCGGGCACATAGCGCAAGATTGTGACCTTTTCGGGCAAATTCAATAGCCATACCCCGGCCAAGCCCGGAACTGGCGCCGGTTATTAAGATGTTACGTCTCATTGATTACGGTTTATCCCAGACGAGTTGTTTGAAGTGCTTACGGCACATCGACTCGTACCGATCGTTTCCGCCTATCTGCACCTGGTCGCCACACGTCACGGCGTGACCGTTATCGTCCAGACGAACCACAAAGCTGGCTTTACGCCCGCAATGACATACTGTTTTAAGCTCAGCGAGTTTATCGGCCCAGGCAAGAAGATAGTGACTGCCCTGAAACGTTTCACCCAGAAAGTCTGTGCGAAGACCATACGCCAGTACCGGAATATTTAACTCATCCACGACCTCAACCAGCTGGCGAACCTGATCCCGGGTGAGAAACTGCGCTTCATCTATAAATACACAGTCCAGCTTCTGCTCTGCAGACTGCGCTTTAACGTTATCGAACAGGTTATCGGTATCGGTGAACAACAATGCGTCAGCCTGCAAACCAATTCGGGAGGCAACTTTGCCAACCCCGTACCGATCATCCAGCGCTGCGGTAAATATAATTGTGTGCATGCCGCGCTCTTTGTAATTGTAAGCTGATTGCAAAAGCGCGGTAGATTTCCCAGCGTTCATTGCCGAATAGTAAAAGTAAAGCTGTGCCATAGTCGTATCGTTATTATTATTTAAGAAGGCAGGGCAGGGGGGAATTCGCATACCCTGATAAACAGCTGGTTATTGTAACCAACGGGAAACCAGATGTGTAAAAAATCTGCGTAGCCTGGATGCAGGTTTCCAGTTGACGCACAAATAAAAACAGGAGCCGCTGGCTCCTGTTTTTATTTTATATTTACTGAAGGCTTATATTAAGCGGCTTCAGTTTTACCGCTATCAGGCTCTGGTGTGACATCCGGCATAGTTTCTTCCGGTGACAGCAGCTCCAGGTCAAAGGTAAATTCATCAACCCGTACAGCCAGCTTACGCTTCTCATTATAATCGTGCAGCTGTTCAGCTTCAGAGGCATTAATCACACCTTTTTCCTGTAGCTTATTCAGTGCATTTTCAAATGATACAAACGGAACCACCGGTTCTTTGCGCAGTGCTTTTTGCACTTTGCTAAGCAAGTGGGCAACCGCATGCTTCGCTTTGAACGCCTGCTCGTTAATGTCATTCCCATCGCCAGGCAGCGCACGAACCAAGTGCGTAAGCTGTGCTTTCACACTGCTATCCTGCATAGACGCCGCGGCCAGCTCATTGACCAGTTTGTCTGAGATACCACTTACACTGTTGCTGTAGGTATTCGTCAGCACGCGCATCAGACCACGGGTAGGCGTATTCGGGAAGTTGTTGATAAAATCAACAATTGCCTGTTCCGCCTGCATCAGGCTCCACTGCATCGCATAGTCAAAGAACGGACGGGCTTGCTGACGGTCTTCAATGCGTTGCTCGTAAAAACGAACCGCAGCCATTGCACCGTACAGGTAGCTCATCACATCACCCAGGCGAGCAGAAAGCAATTCAGCTTTCTTCAGATCACCGCCTAGTACCGCCAGCGACAAATCAGCCAGAGGGGCAAGTTTCGCCGAGATGCTGTTCATACGCTTTTCGTATTTACGTACTTCAGGTAACGCTGATTTTGCATTACGGGCAAAAGGCGCATAGCTTTGAGCAATACTGCGCAGCGAGTTTTTAACACTAAAGCTGATTGTTTTACGCAATACTTTATTAAACTCACCATCAGCACTGCTATCATCACTGTGGATGAGGTCAACCATCTCTTTTAGGTATGGGTGACAGCGCATCGCACCCTGACCAAAAATCATCAGGTTACGGGTAAGGATGTTGGCACCTTCCACTGTAATAGCAATGGGTACTGCGCTGTAAGCGCCGGCCAATGTATTCTGAGGGCCACGCTGAATCGCTTTACCGGCCTGAATATCCATCGCTGAGTTAAGCACATCACGGCCCAGCTCAGTCATGTGGTATTTGGCGATTGCAGTAACAACAGATGGCTTAAGCCCCATGCCCAGACCTTCAGTGGTCAGTACACGCATTGACTCCAGCAGGAATGTTTTACCGGCGATGTCTGCCATCTTGCCCTGAATACCTTCAAAGCGACCAATAGGTAATCCAAACTGTTCACGAACATAGCTGTATTCTGCCGCACCTTTAAAAGATGCCTGCGCTGTTGCTACGCCCATAGCCGGAAGTGAAATGCCACGTCCCGCGCCCAGGCAGCTCACCAGCATTTGCCAGCCGCGACCGATATTCTTTTGTCCACCGATGATGAATTCCATAGGAATGAACACATCTTTACCACGGGTTGTACCGTTGTAAAAACGCTGGCCCATCGGATCATGACGATTACCCAGCTCTACACCAGGGTGTGTTTTTGGCAGCAGCGCACAGGTAATACCCAGCTCTTCTTTGCCACCCAGTAAACCGTTTGGATCATATACTTTGAATGCCAGACCCAGCACCGTAGCAATTGGCGCAAGTGTGATATAGCGCTTATCCCAGGTTACTGATAAACCGACAACTTCTTCGCCGTTCCATTGACCTTTTGTCACGATTGCCGCATCTGGAATACCGCCGGCATCTGATCCCGCTTCAGGGCTGGTCAATGCAAAACACGGAATATCCTGACCGACTGCCAGACGGGGTAACCAGTAGTCCTGTTGCTCTGTTGTGCCATAGTGCATCAACAATTCGCCCGGGCCTAATGAGTTAGGCACCATCACGGTAACCGCGATCGCACCACTGCGCGCTGCAATGGTGGCAACAATTGTTGAGTTGGCATAAGGGCTGAACTCAAGACCACCAAATTTCTTTGGAATGATCATTGAAAAGAAACGGTTCTTACCCAGAAAATCCAGAATTTCTTTAGGAATATGCGTGCTGTTAGCCAGCTCGAAATCATCAATCATGCCCAGTAGTTCTTGCACTGGGCCATCCATAAAGGCTTGCTCGTCAGCGCTTAATTGAGCTTTAGGAACAGCACGCAGTGCGTCCATATCAGGCTTCCCCTGGTAAATTGACGACTCAATCCAAATGTCACCGGCATCCAGTGCTTCCTGCTCGGTAACAGAAATTGGAGGAAGGACTTTTTTCAGACTTTTTCTAATACTCATAATAACTCATCCGCTCATCTGACCAGTTGTTTAAGTGAAGTGTACATCAAAATCTGGAAAGATCAAATGAGGGTAAGAAAAATGTTAATTGTCTGACGAAAATTTAACGTTGATACCTGCAGTGACGGGCGCGGCACTGTCAGTCCATCATCTATCTGCATACCTATGAATAGGAATAAAAACCGCTTGGTGGCTTATACTTGAGGATAATTCTCGCTACACTGTGGCCTGTTATTTATCTTTAAGGATTCGCCTGTTCATGCAAAAACTGCCCGGATGGATGAAGTGGTGCCTTCACTCTCCAAAACTCGCGATATTACTTTTTATCTTCCTTTGTGCTGCCACCGGATGGGGCGCGCAGAATCTTTATTTTCGAGGCGATTACAAGGTTTTCTTCGAGCCTGATAATCCGCAGCGCAAAGCGTTTGAGGATATGCAGAACATTTTCAATAAAAGTGAAAATGTCTCGTTTCTCATCGTGCCGAAAGAAGACACAGTTTATCGGTCTGAAACCTTTGAGCTGATTTATCAGCTTACGGAAGACGCCTGGCAGCTGCCGCTCTCTACGCGGGTAGAATCAATATCCAATTACCAGCACACTTACGCAGAACAGGACGACCTGGTGGTTACTGATCTGATTCGACAGGGGCAGTACGACAGCGACCACGTCAGCTGGGTAAAAAATGTGGTTCAGGAGGTCCCCGAAATTGATGGCAGGCTGGTGTCAGATGGCGGCGATGTCGCAGTGGTTAATGCCACTATCCAGCTTCCTGATGGAGACCAGACCAAAGAAGTTATCGAAATTGCAGATTACGCCCGCGAGCTGCAAAACAAATATGAGCAGGCATTTCCTCAGCATGATATCTACCTTACGGGTATGGTTATCATGAATGATGCGTTTGCGGTGGCCGCACAAAATGACGCGCAGACATTAATACCGCTGATGTTTGTTGTCATCACGGTCATGATAGCGCTACTTACCCGATCCATCGTTTCTGCCCTGGCGACCTTGCTAATTGTCGGCTCCTGTATTGTGGTAACAATGGGCCTTGCGGGCTGGGCCGGAATATTTTTAAGCACCGCCACGGTCAATGTACCCACCATGGTTATGACTCTGGCCGTTGCGGACTGTATTCACGTTATCGTCAGCTTCAGACAATTCGCCCGGCAGGGCATGGCTAAACATGAAGCGCTGGCAGAAAGCCTGAAAGTGAATACCAAACCGGTCTTCATCACTAGTGCGACAACGGCCATCGGCTTTTTAATGCTCAACTTCTCGGCTGTCCCTATTCTTTCTGACTTGGGCAACATGACCGCAGTAGGCGTTATGTTCGCTTGTCTGTTCTCGTTAACCGTACTGCCCGCAATACTGAATCTGGTCCCGCTACGGGTAGCGTCAACACAGTCACAAAGTCATTCCCGGTATGTACAGGCGAGTGAGTGGATATGTCAGCATCATCGTCGCGTGTTACCAATATCGGTATTTGTTGTAGTAGTGGCGCTGGTCTTTTCTACAAACAATGTACTTAATGATATAGCTGTAAAATATTTTGATGATTCGAGTACGTTCAGACAGGCAGTGAATGTACAGGAAGAGACAATGGGCGGAATGTCGAACATCGACTTTGTCATCTACACCGATGAAGAGTACGGCGTGACTGATCCAAATGTGTTGCAAAAAGTAGACGCGTTTTCAACATGGCTGGGTGAACAGCCTGAGGTCAATCATGTGACCAGCTTCAGTGATACCATGAAGCGCCTGAACATGAATATGAACAACGATGACCCTGCCGCCTATCGATTACCACAAACGCAGGAAGAAGCATCGCAATACTTATTGCTTTACGAAATGTCGTTGCCTTATGGCCTTGATTTAAATAATCAAATCGATATAAACAAATCTGCTGTAAGGGTTATCGCCGTATTAGATAATCTTGGTAGTAACGAATTTACCGAGTTTGAGCGTCGCGCTAAAAGCTATTTTGGTGATTTGGCACCAAATTTGCGAGTTGAAGCGGCTAGCCCGCCGCTTATGTTTGCACATATCGGTGCACGCAATATGAAAAGTATGGTGTGGGGAACCTTGCTGGCACTGGTGCTTATCTCCGGCCTTATCTTTATTGCGTTACGCTCATGGCGGCTGGGGCTGGTTAGTTTAATGACAAATCTGATCCCGGCCGGTATTGGGTTCGGCGTGTGGGGCATGGTTTCCGGTCAAATCAACATGGCATTATCAGTAGTGCTGAGCATGACCATGGGGATAATTGTGGATGATACGGTTCACTTTTTATCTAAATATCAGATTGCACGGGACAAAGGCCAGAGTGTTCGCGATGCGATTGGATACACATTTGCAACGGTTGGCCAGGCGTTGGTGACTACCACACTGGTACTGGCCGCAGGATTTGGAATATTGATGCTATCCAGTTTCAGACTTAACTCTGATATGGGTACGCTTACGGTAATTATAATTGTCGCCGCATTGCTGGTGGATCTGTTGTTCCTTCCGGCATTTCTGATGTGGTTAGATCGCGAAAAAAAGCAGTCCAGAGGTGAGCAAGATGCAATATCTGAAACGAATTAATTCCTGGTTTTTATTGGTAGCCGTGGCGCTGGCGATGCCGGCTTTTGCTGATGAAAAGTCAGAAAAGCAGGGTTTGAAAATTGCCAAAGAACGTAAAGACCGGGATCGCGGCTGGCAGAACAGTGTGGCCGAAATTACCATGATTCTGCGCAATGCCAGTGGTCAGGAAGCGACCCGGGAAATGCGGGTCGATACCCTTGAAATGGAAGAGGACGGTGACAAAGCCCTGACGGTATTTGACTCGCCTCGCGATGTAAGTGGCACGGCTTTTTTAAGTTTCTCTCATGCTATGGAGCCTGATGAGCAGTGGATTTATCTGCCAGCGATAAAACGTGTTAAACGCATTGCTTCCAGAAATAAATCCGGACCTTTCATGAGCAGTGAGTTTGCCTTTGAAGATATGACGTCGTTTGAAGTCGAAAAGTTTAAGTACGACTTTTTGCGCGAAGATACTTATCAGGGCGATAAGGTTTTTGTTATCGAGCAAATCCCTCAGGATGAATTTTCAGGCTATTCAAAACAAATAGTATGGATTGATCAGAAACACTATCGTGTGCGCAAGGTCGACTTTTTTGATAAGAAAGGGGATGAGCTTAAAACCCTGGAGTTTGAAGAATATGAAAGTTACGAAGTCGATGGCACCACCTTCTGGCGTCCACAGCGAAGCTACATGTATAATCATCAGACCGGAAAATCGACTGAACTGGTTACAGAAAACCTGAAGTTCAAACAGGATCTTGATGAATCCGACTTTGACAAAAACAGTTTGCGCAGAGCACGTTAATCGTATGATTAAACCAAAACTTACCGTAATGGCAGCGCTGGTCGCTGCCTCTTTTTCATCACAGGCAGAGGTTGAGCTTGGTGGTAGCACGTCATTTGAAGGGCGCTACTTTCTGCAGGACGCCGCTTATCCTGGTCAACCCCGGACCCAGGCTTCTATTGCTATTGAGCCAGAAGCTTATACCGAGTGGAATGATGGACAGGACAGCCTGCTTTTCAAACCCTTTGCGCGGCTTGATAATCAGGATGATGAAAGAACCCATTGGGATGTAAGAGAGCTTCAGTGGCTGCATGTTGCCGATGAGTGGGAAACCCGGGTAGGGATTGGTAAGGTATTCTGGGGGCAAACCGAGTCGTTGCATCTGGTAGATATCATTAACCAGACAGACATGGTTGAGCAGGTTGACGGTGAAGATAAGCTTGGTCAGCCGATGGTTAATTTTACAACCTATGGTGACTGGGGCACGGCATCAGCTTATATCCTGCCATACTTTCGTGAGCGTACCTTTCCCGGTGTAGACGGCCGGCTTAGACCACCACTGCCGATAGTGTCAGATCGCGCGCAGTATGAGTCTGATGCCGAGCAGAACCATATTGATTTTGCTTTGCGTTACCAAAACAGTTTTGGTGATTACGAAGTTGGCTTATCTTATTTTAACGGAACCACCCGTGAACCTGAATTAAGCGTTGCGCAGGAAGAAATTACCGACCCGTATATTTTTCCCTATTATGCACAAATTCAACAGTTCGGCCTTGATATGCTAAAGGTTCAGGGCTCCTGGCTGCTGAAGTTCGAGGGTATTTACCGGGAAGGCCAGAGTGAAGATTTTCTGGCTGCGGTAGCCGGTTTTGAGCGCACCGCTGTGGGCGTGCTGGGCACTACGCACGATCTTGGTTTTCTGATGGAATACCAATACGATGAGCGTGAAAATAACTTTTTCGCTACCGGTCAGAATGACCTCATGGCAGGGGTTCGCTGGTCGTTCAATGATATTGACGGTACCGAAGTGCTTGCCGGGTTTGTTCAGGACTTGGATGAGTCTGCTACCTACAATGCGTTCGTTGAAGCATCCAGCCGGATTACCGATAACTGGCGCTGGAAAGTGGATGCGTATCTTTTCTCTTCTGACGATGAGACCGACACTTTCTATTATATGCGCCGTGATGACCACCTTCAGGTCACACTTGAATATTTCTTCTAACTCTTAAAAATCAGCGGTAACAGCGTCATGAGAATAAAATGGATGGCTGCGCTTTTGGCATTGTTAAGTGTCAGCGCACAGGCTACGGAAAAACTATACGGTGTCATCGGAGCGGGTTACACCGATGCCGATTTTGAGAATGCTGAAGCGAGCAGTGAAAACCTGAATTTGGCGCTGGGGCATGAGTTTGCGCCAAAGTGGTATTTTGAAGCTGGCTACAAGCGCTTATTCGATGAAGAAACCGACCAGGCCGATATGAAAGCGGACGCACTATATCTGGCGGTTCTGGGGAAAGCTGGCGGGCGCAAGGGTGAACTGTTTTATAAACTCGGGGTAATGCGTGCTGATGTCAGTGGCTTCCGAACAACAGAAACAACCTGTAATGGCGCTGCCAAGCAGGCCGGTCAGTGTACTTTCGATGAAGGTGTATTTGCTGGCATGGCAGGACTGGGTTTCGATTTTCACGTCGGTCTTAACAGCATGATTCGCCTTGAATATGAATATATTTACGGTGAGGACGACCTGACAGCGAATTTGTTCAACGTAGCGTACAGATACAACTTTAACTAGTCGCTAAATCTGCGTGTTGAAGTAAACTTTCCCCCTGGTCGGGCGGTATGAATAGGTAAACCAGCTAAGGGGTACTGATATTCATGAAGAATGAGTTGGAC contains:
- a CDS encoding SDR family oxidoreductase, which encodes MRRNILITGASSGLGRGMAIEFARKGHNLALCARRKEHLDSLRNECLSINRSLKVRVQTLDVNDHDAVFDVFHGFAKELGKLDRIIVNAGMGKGASIGTGHFKANKETATTNFVSALAQCEAAMEIFREQNHGHLVTVSSVSGIRGFRRALTVYAATKAALSSLSEGIRVDVMNTPIKVTTVHPGFIRSAINEKVKNVPFIVDTETGCKALVKAINKEPANAYVPVWPWAFVRYFLRVAPLSVLSRMS
- a CDS encoding thymidine kinase; this translates as MAQLYFYYSAMNAGKSTALLQSAYNYKERGMHTIIFTAALDDRYGVGKVASRIGLQADALLFTDTDNLFDNVKAQSAEQKLDCVFIDEAQFLTRDQVRQLVEVVDELNIPVLAYGLRTDFLGETFQGSHYLLAWADKLAELKTVCHCGRKASFVVRLDDNGHAVTCGDQVQIGGNDRYESMCRKHFKQLVWDKP
- a CDS encoding acyl-CoA dehydrogenase, which translates into the protein MSIRKSLKKVLPPISVTEQEALDAGDIWIESSIYQGKPDMDALRAVPKAQLSADEQAFMDGPVQELLGMIDDFELANSTHIPKEILDFLGKNRFFSMIIPKKFGGLEFSPYANSTIVATIAARSGAIAVTVMVPNSLGPGELLMHYGTTEQQDYWLPRLAVGQDIPCFALTSPEAGSDAGGIPDAAIVTKGQWNGEEVVGLSVTWDKRYITLAPIATVLGLAFKVYDPNGLLGGKEELGITCALLPKTHPGVELGNRHDPMGQRFYNGTTRGKDVFIPMEFIIGGQKNIGRGWQMLVSCLGAGRGISLPAMGVATAQASFKGAAEYSYVREQFGLPIGRFEGIQGKMADIAGKTFLLESMRVLTTEGLGMGLKPSVVTAIAKYHMTELGRDVLNSAMDIQAGKAIQRGPQNTLAGAYSAVPIAITVEGANILTRNLMIFGQGAMRCHPYLKEMVDLIHSDDSSADGEFNKVLRKTISFSVKNSLRSIAQSYAPFARNAKSALPEVRKYEKRMNSISAKLAPLADLSLAVLGGDLKKAELLSARLGDVMSYLYGAMAAVRFYEQRIEDRQQARPFFDYAMQWSLMQAEQAIVDFINNFPNTPTRGLMRVLTNTYSNSVSGISDKLVNELAAASMQDSSVKAQLTHLVRALPGDGNDINEQAFKAKHAVAHLLSKVQKALRKEPVVPFVSFENALNKLQEKGVINASEAEQLHDYNEKRKLAVRVDEFTFDLELLSPEETMPDVTPEPDSGKTEAA
- a CDS encoding efflux RND transporter permease subunit, producing the protein MQKLPGWMKWCLHSPKLAILLFIFLCAATGWGAQNLYFRGDYKVFFEPDNPQRKAFEDMQNIFNKSENVSFLIVPKEDTVYRSETFELIYQLTEDAWQLPLSTRVESISNYQHTYAEQDDLVVTDLIRQGQYDSDHVSWVKNVVQEVPEIDGRLVSDGGDVAVVNATIQLPDGDQTKEVIEIADYARELQNKYEQAFPQHDIYLTGMVIMNDAFAVAAQNDAQTLIPLMFVVITVMIALLTRSIVSALATLLIVGSCIVVTMGLAGWAGIFLSTATVNVPTMVMTLAVADCIHVIVSFRQFARQGMAKHEALAESLKVNTKPVFITSATTAIGFLMLNFSAVPILSDLGNMTAVGVMFACLFSLTVLPAILNLVPLRVASTQSQSHSRYVQASEWICQHHRRVLPISVFVVVVALVFSTNNVLNDIAVKYFDDSSTFRQAVNVQEETMGGMSNIDFVIYTDEEYGVTDPNVLQKVDAFSTWLGEQPEVNHVTSFSDTMKRLNMNMNNDDPAAYRLPQTQEEASQYLLLYEMSLPYGLDLNNQIDINKSAVRVIAVLDNLGSNEFTEFERRAKSYFGDLAPNLRVEAASPPLMFAHIGARNMKSMVWGTLLALVLISGLIFIALRSWRLGLVSLMTNLIPAGIGFGVWGMVSGQINMALSVVLSMTMGIIVDDTVHFLSKYQIARDKGQSVRDAIGYTFATVGQALVTTTLVLAAGFGILMLSSFRLNSDMGTLTVIIIVAALLVDLLFLPAFLMWLDREKKQSRGEQDAISETN
- a CDS encoding outer membrane lipoprotein-sorting protein; the encoded protein is MQYLKRINSWFLLVAVALAMPAFADEKSEKQGLKIAKERKDRDRGWQNSVAEITMILRNASGQEATREMRVDTLEMEEDGDKALTVFDSPRDVSGTAFLSFSHAMEPDEQWIYLPAIKRVKRIASRNKSGPFMSSEFAFEDMTSFEVEKFKYDFLREDTYQGDKVFVIEQIPQDEFSGYSKQIVWIDQKHYRVRKVDFFDKKGDELKTLEFEEYESYEVDGTTFWRPQRSYMYNHQTGKSTELVTENLKFKQDLDESDFDKNSLRRAR
- a CDS encoding outer membrane beta-barrel protein yields the protein MRIKWMAALLALLSVSAQATEKLYGVIGAGYTDADFENAEASSENLNLALGHEFAPKWYFEAGYKRLFDEETDQADMKADALYLAVLGKAGGRKGELFYKLGVMRADVSGFRTTETTCNGAAKQAGQCTFDEGVFAGMAGLGFDFHVGLNSMIRLEYEYIYGEDDLTANLFNVAYRYNFN